In the Brachyhypopomus gauderio isolate BG-103 chromosome 4, BGAUD_0.2, whole genome shotgun sequence genome, one interval contains:
- the ifrd2 gene encoding interferon-related developmental regulator 2 isoform X1, giving the protein MPRGKRGKRGDRSGHPSKGSLRQEVLQLQLSAKTTVSRPGRNGGRGESGASDDDLASDVLSHYSSASESASVLDEGTGELVDEQTAQEETEDKLRQCIDNLMDKSVKTRVAALESLRLAFSSRVLYDFLLERRLTITDCLERSLKKGGGEEQANAATLCVLLCVQLGGGAEGQEVFSVLRPILSGILTDSCASLSARQSCARALGMCCYISASDDAEDLLKCMGHLESVFVGAYPLADGNLPSVKAGMPALHSAALQAWALLCTLCPASRIDSIVSNHLPRLQACLESSDVNFRIAVGETIALLYELARDIDQEFECEDCDALCESLKSLATDGNKHRAKNDRRKQRSIFREVLHYIENEDFSEEKIRFGVEVIYIDGWMRRRIYYAFKEVLESGVSHHLQFNPLLREIFGLGAPLIIDSSVKASKISRTERHLYNSAAFKARTKLRNKVRDKRADVM; this is encoded by the exons GCTCGCTTCGACAGGAAGTCCTTCAGTTGCAGCTGTCGGCCAAGACCACAGTATCCCGTCCAG gaaggAACGGGGGCAGGGGGGAGTCTGGAGCGAGTGATGATGATTTGGCATCTGATGTCCTCAGTCACTATAGCAGTGCCAGTGAGAGTGCCTCTGTTTTGGATGAaggaacag GAGAGTTAGTAGATGAACAGACTGCTCAGGAGGAGACGGAGGACAAACTGAGGCAGTGTATTGACAACCTGATGGACAAGAG TGTGAAGACGCGTGTGGCGGCACTGGAAAGCCTGCGCCTggccttctcctccagagtgctCTATGACTTCCTGCTGGAGAGGCGCCTCACTATCACCGACTGCCTGGAGCGGAGCCTGAAAAAAG GTGGGGGGGAGGAACAGGCCAACGCAGCCACCCTGTGTGTGCTCCTGTGTGTTCAGCTGGGGGGTGGAGCTGAAGGACAGGAGGTCTTCAGTGTGCTCCGCCCCATTCTGAGCGGCATCTTGACTGACAGCTGTGCCAGTCTGTCAGCACGTCAGAGT tgtgCTCGAGCCTTGGGAATGTGCTGCTACATTTCTGCATCAGATGACGCTGAG GACTTGTTGAAGTGTATGGGGCATTTGgagagtgtgtttgtaggtgcGTATCCGCTGGCTGATGGTAACTTGCCCTCTGTTAAAGCTGGAATGCCTGCCCTCCACAGCGCCGCCCTACAGGCCTGGGCTCTGCTCTGCACTCTGTGCCCCGCCTCTCGCATCGACAGCATAGTCAGCAA TCACTTGCCCAGGCTGCAGGCCTGCTTGGAGAGCAGTGACGTGAACTTCAGGATCGCAGTAGGAGAGACCATCGCTCTTCTCTACGAACTGGCAAGAGACATTGACCAA GAGTTTGAATGTGAGGACTGTGACGCACTCTGCGAGAGTCTGAAGAGCTTGGCGACGGACGGCAACAAACACCGGGCCAAAAACGACCGCCGCAAGCAGCGCTCCATCTTCCGTGAGGTTCTGCATTACATCGAG AATGAGGATTTCTCTGAAGAGAAAATCCGTTTTGGGGTTGAGGTGATCTACATTGACGGTTGGATGCGGCGGCGGATTTATTATGCCTTTAAAGAGGTGCTGGAGTCGGGGGTGAGCCACCACCTACAG tttAATCCGCTGCTGAGAGAGATTTTTGGACTTGGTGCACCTCTCATCATAGACTCTTCTGTTAAAGCCAGCAAGATCTCCCGTACAGAGAGG CATCTTTACAACTCTGCTGCCTTCAAAGCTCGGACGAAACTACGAAACAAAGTGCGAGACAAACGAGCAGACGTGATGTGA
- the ifrd2 gene encoding interferon-related developmental regulator 2 isoform X2: protein MPRGKRGKRGDRSGHPSKGRNGGRGESGASDDDLASDVLSHYSSASESASVLDEGTGELVDEQTAQEETEDKLRQCIDNLMDKSVKTRVAALESLRLAFSSRVLYDFLLERRLTITDCLERSLKKGGGEEQANAATLCVLLCVQLGGGAEGQEVFSVLRPILSGILTDSCASLSARQSCARALGMCCYISASDDAEDLLKCMGHLESVFVGAYPLADGNLPSVKAGMPALHSAALQAWALLCTLCPASRIDSIVSNHLPRLQACLESSDVNFRIAVGETIALLYELARDIDQEFECEDCDALCESLKSLATDGNKHRAKNDRRKQRSIFREVLHYIENEDFSEEKIRFGVEVIYIDGWMRRRIYYAFKEVLESGVSHHLQFNPLLREIFGLGAPLIIDSSVKASKISRTERHLYNSAAFKARTKLRNKVRDKRADVM, encoded by the exons gaaggAACGGGGGCAGGGGGGAGTCTGGAGCGAGTGATGATGATTTGGCATCTGATGTCCTCAGTCACTATAGCAGTGCCAGTGAGAGTGCCTCTGTTTTGGATGAaggaacag GAGAGTTAGTAGATGAACAGACTGCTCAGGAGGAGACGGAGGACAAACTGAGGCAGTGTATTGACAACCTGATGGACAAGAG TGTGAAGACGCGTGTGGCGGCACTGGAAAGCCTGCGCCTggccttctcctccagagtgctCTATGACTTCCTGCTGGAGAGGCGCCTCACTATCACCGACTGCCTGGAGCGGAGCCTGAAAAAAG GTGGGGGGGAGGAACAGGCCAACGCAGCCACCCTGTGTGTGCTCCTGTGTGTTCAGCTGGGGGGTGGAGCTGAAGGACAGGAGGTCTTCAGTGTGCTCCGCCCCATTCTGAGCGGCATCTTGACTGACAGCTGTGCCAGTCTGTCAGCACGTCAGAGT tgtgCTCGAGCCTTGGGAATGTGCTGCTACATTTCTGCATCAGATGACGCTGAG GACTTGTTGAAGTGTATGGGGCATTTGgagagtgtgtttgtaggtgcGTATCCGCTGGCTGATGGTAACTTGCCCTCTGTTAAAGCTGGAATGCCTGCCCTCCACAGCGCCGCCCTACAGGCCTGGGCTCTGCTCTGCACTCTGTGCCCCGCCTCTCGCATCGACAGCATAGTCAGCAA TCACTTGCCCAGGCTGCAGGCCTGCTTGGAGAGCAGTGACGTGAACTTCAGGATCGCAGTAGGAGAGACCATCGCTCTTCTCTACGAACTGGCAAGAGACATTGACCAA GAGTTTGAATGTGAGGACTGTGACGCACTCTGCGAGAGTCTGAAGAGCTTGGCGACGGACGGCAACAAACACCGGGCCAAAAACGACCGCCGCAAGCAGCGCTCCATCTTCCGTGAGGTTCTGCATTACATCGAG AATGAGGATTTCTCTGAAGAGAAAATCCGTTTTGGGGTTGAGGTGATCTACATTGACGGTTGGATGCGGCGGCGGATTTATTATGCCTTTAAAGAGGTGCTGGAGTCGGGGGTGAGCCACCACCTACAG tttAATCCGCTGCTGAGAGAGATTTTTGGACTTGGTGCACCTCTCATCATAGACTCTTCTGTTAAAGCCAGCAAGATCTCCCGTACAGAGAGG CATCTTTACAACTCTGCTGCCTTCAAAGCTCGGACGAAACTACGAAACAAAGTGCGAGACAAACGAGCAGACGTGATGTGA
- the dffb gene encoding DNA fragmentation factor subunit beta isoform X2, with protein sequence MPKPKLFKIRRAEQAKKFGVAAFTLKELIRKGCDLFQLCENGATQCCLYEDGTILTKEYFRRLPDNTEVVLLSDGQSWNKLVYDLGQVLGIDRHADDLISAAQKLQEGIDTRFKTKSSYMKYNCEQRIRGYMKEVQGFAKTITDAKEKHEYDKIVASFAEKLKSARYHGTYFDRTEKEQNRLCTPEGWFSCQGAFDQDQCPLYHSINPYGNRENRILFSTWNLDHRIEKKRTIIPTLAAALTGNKSSDVNLDYFYNLLFTRVNLKLVHIVCHKKGAHDLTCDPKLVFKRVKKTRK encoded by the exons ATGCCGAAACCTAAACTATTTAAAATTAGGCGTGCGGAACAGGCAAAAAAATTTGGTGTAGCGGCATTTACATTGAAAGAGCTGATCCGAAAAGGATGCGACTTATTTCAG CTGTGCGAGAATGGAGCCACACAATGTTGCTTGTACGAGGATGGAACCATATTGACGAAGGAGTATTTCCGACGTCTTCCCGACAACACAGAAGTAGTTCTCCTCTCTGATGGACAGAGCTGGAATAAAT TGGTTTATGACCTGGGTCAAGTACTAGGCATAGACAGACACGCAGACGACCTTATCAGCGCGGCACAAAAGCTGCAGGAGG GAATCGACACAAGGTTTAAGACAAAATCCTCATACATGAAGTACAACTGTGAACAAAGGATACGGGGTTACATGAAGGAG GTGCAAGGGTTTGCCAAGACTATTACGGATGCTAAGGAAAAACATGAATATGACAAGATTGTTGCCAGCTTTGCAGAAAAACTGAAATCTGCACGTTACCATGGCACCTACTTTGACAGAACTGAGAAGGAACAGAATCGCTTGTGCACTCCAGAGGGCTGGTTCTCCTGCCAG GGTGCTTTTGACCAGGACCAGTGTCCCCTTTACCATTCAATAAACCCGTATGGCAATCGTGAGAACAGAATACTCTTCAGCACCTGGAATTTGGACCACAG AATTGAGAAGAAAAGAACCATCATACCCACACTTGCTGCAGCACTTACTGGTAACAAAAGCAGTGATGTAAACTTAGACTACTTCTATAACCTGCTGTTCACCCGAGTAAACCTCAAACTTGTTCACATAGTTTGCCACAAGAAGGGGGCCCATGACTTAACATGTGACCCTAAGTTAGTGTTTAAACGTGTTAAAAAGACTCGGAAATGA
- the dffb gene encoding DNA fragmentation factor subunit beta isoform X1 yields MPKPKLFKIRRAEQAKKFGVAAFTLKELIRKGCDLFQLCENGATQCCLYEDGTILTKEYFRRLPDNTEVVLLSDGQSWNKLVYDLGQVLGIDRHADDLISAAQKLQEGEIPAKWRKMLCDLLCNVNDNADMENRDDDKDWFEGIDTRFKTKSSYMKYNCEQRIRGYMKEVQGFAKTITDAKEKHEYDKIVASFAEKLKSARYHGTYFDRTEKEQNRLCTPEGWFSCQGAFDQDQCPLYHSINPYGNRENRILFSTWNLDHRIEKKRTIIPTLAAALTGNKSSDVNLDYFYNLLFTRVNLKLVHIVCHKKGAHDLTCDPKLVFKRVKKTRK; encoded by the exons ATGCCGAAACCTAAACTATTTAAAATTAGGCGTGCGGAACAGGCAAAAAAATTTGGTGTAGCGGCATTTACATTGAAAGAGCTGATCCGAAAAGGATGCGACTTATTTCAG CTGTGCGAGAATGGAGCCACACAATGTTGCTTGTACGAGGATGGAACCATATTGACGAAGGAGTATTTCCGACGTCTTCCCGACAACACAGAAGTAGTTCTCCTCTCTGATGGACAGAGCTGGAATAAAT TGGTTTATGACCTGGGTCAAGTACTAGGCATAGACAGACACGCAGACGACCTTATCAGCGCGGCACAAAAGCTGCAGGAGGGTGAGATTCCTGCCAAATGGAGAAAGATGCTCTGTGACCTCCTGTGTAATGTGAATGACAACGCGGATATGGAGAACAGAGATGATGATAAGGACTGGTTTGAAG GAATCGACACAAGGTTTAAGACAAAATCCTCATACATGAAGTACAACTGTGAACAAAGGATACGGGGTTACATGAAGGAG GTGCAAGGGTTTGCCAAGACTATTACGGATGCTAAGGAAAAACATGAATATGACAAGATTGTTGCCAGCTTTGCAGAAAAACTGAAATCTGCACGTTACCATGGCACCTACTTTGACAGAACTGAGAAGGAACAGAATCGCTTGTGCACTCCAGAGGGCTGGTTCTCCTGCCAG GGTGCTTTTGACCAGGACCAGTGTCCCCTTTACCATTCAATAAACCCGTATGGCAATCGTGAGAACAGAATACTCTTCAGCACCTGGAATTTGGACCACAG AATTGAGAAGAAAAGAACCATCATACCCACACTTGCTGCAGCACTTACTGGTAACAAAAGCAGTGATGTAAACTTAGACTACTTCTATAACCTGCTGTTCACCCGAGTAAACCTCAAACTTGTTCACATAGTTTGCCACAAGAAGGGGGCCCATGACTTAACATGTGACCCTAAGTTAGTGTTTAAACGTGTTAAAAAGACTCGGAAATGA
- the c4h1orf174 gene encoding UPF0688 protein C1orf174 homolog, with translation MAGERTRLPKRPLHGDETPPEDVHETVGTQQGSPAYADRCGGKVRRGKENNAVKWKALQHSDTADPAGKVDVPVVYGSAEPTDHSIFFDEDSNQIFPVEQFFGNLDAVQDYSGKATTTERASRREHRRRHYYAKEDPGEEQT, from the exons ATGGCCGGGGAGCGGACACGTCTCCCGAAGAGACCTCTCCACGGAGACGAGACTCCGCCTGAAGATGTTCATGAAACTGTCGGTACACAGCAGGGGTCACCTGCTTATGCAGACCGCTGTGGGGGTAAAGTGCGGCGAGGTAAGGAAAACAACGCAGTGAAATGGAAGGCACTGCAGCACTCCGACACAGCCGACCCGGCAGGGAAAGTGGACGTGCCGGTGGTTTACGGGTCCGCCGAACCGACAGATCATAGCATATTTTTCGATGAGGACAGTAATCAAATCTTTCCAGTTGAACAGTTTTTTGGGAACTTGGATGCAGTTCAG GATTATTCAGGGAAAGCCACTACAACAGAGAGAGCAAGCAGACGAGAACACAGGAGACGCCATTACTACGCCAAAGAGGACCCTGGTGAGGAGCAGACGTGA